From Cydia splendana chromosome 12, ilCydSple1.2, whole genome shotgun sequence, a single genomic window includes:
- the LOC134795327 gene encoding cytochrome c oxidase assembly factor 3, mitochondrial, giving the protein MGDSFKPKINLEAKDPLLKKAELEYMKIIEQKNRERVQKLQAIAKKNRITGFAIGAGVFSIYLYSIFAVKQETFLDDFNEPAKIQQ; this is encoded by the coding sequence ATGGGGGACTCCTTCAAGCCCAAGATCAATCTCGAAGCTAAAGACCCTCTCCTAAAGAAGGCCGAGCTAGAGTACATGAAAATTATCGAGCAGAAAAACCGCGAGCGTGTTCAGAAACTGCAAGCCATCGCTAAGAAAAACAGGATCACTGGTTTCGCTATAGGTGCCGGAGTGTTTAGCATTTATCTGTATTCTATATTCGCGGTGAAACAGGAGACGTTCCTCGACGATTTTAACGAGCCAGCGAAGATACAGCAATAA
- the LOC134795315 gene encoding dimethyladenosine transferase 1, mitochondrial, with product MAAAKVAQIRLPPLPSIKDVIRLYKLRALKELSQNFLMEPRMIDRIVRAAGNIDNHVVCEVGPGPGGITRSIIRQAPRKVILIEKDPRFIPTLELVADACRNKVDIDIITGDILKTNLAHFIPEDVKVGWDDPPPALNLIGNLPFSVSTILIVRWLEMISKQEGPWAYGRARMTLTFQKEVAERMAARILDKQRCRLSVMCQNWCNVKYKFDIPGSAFLPKPEVDVGVVTLTPMKQPIIRLPFKLVEKVVRNIFSMRQKYSIRGAQTLFPEEVREEMAERMYKLAEIDPVTRPFQIANTEFARLCEAYNEIIKEYPEFENYDYRAPKNKNILEEATNVSSL from the coding sequence ATGGCCGCGGCTAAAGTGGCTCAAATAAGGTTGCCTCCTCTACCAAGCATAAAAGATGTTATTCGTTTGTACAAACTCCGTGCTCTTAAGGAGTTATCGCAAAATTTCCTCATGGAGCCGCGCATGATAGATAGAATTGTACGCGCCGCTGGCAATATAGATAACCATGTTGTTTGTGAAGTTGGTCCGGGACCTGGCGGTATAACCAGATCAATAATCCGTCAAGCGCCAAGAAAAGTCATCTTAATAGAAAAGGATCCTCGTTTCATACCTACTTTGGAACTCGTTGCTGATGCTTGCAGAAACAAAGTAGATATAGACATAATCACAGGAGACATTTTGAAAACTAATCTTGCACATTTCATACCGGAAGATGTGAAAGTTGGTTGGGATGATCCTCCTCCAGCATTAAATCTTATCGGTAACCTGCCTTTCAGTGTATCTACAATTTTGATAGTCCGCTGGCTAGAAATGATCTCTAAACAGGAAGGTCCATGGGCTTATGGCAGAGCTAGAATGACTTTAACATTTCAAAAGGAAGTAGCGGAACGCATGGCTGCCAGAATACTTGATAAGCAAAGATGTAGACTGTCAGTCATGTGTCAGAATTGGTGTAACGTTAAATACAAATTTGACATCCCAGGCTCTGCTTTCTTGCCAAAGCCTGAAGTAGATGTAGGCGTTGTAACTCTCACTCCGATGAAACAACCGATCATAAGATTGCCGTTTAAGTTAGTTGAGAAAGTGGTGCGCAACATTTTTTCTATGAGGCAGAAGTATTCAATCAGAGGCGCTCAAACTTTGTTCCCAGAAGAGGTGCGGGAAGAAATGGCAGAACGGATGTATAAGCTGGCCGAAATAGACCCAGTTACCAGACCATTTCAGATAGCTAATACAGAATTTGCTAGACTCTGTGAAGCTTACAATGAGATCATAAAAGAATATCCCGAGTTTGAGAACTATGACTACAGAGCTCCtaaaaataagaatattttAGAAGAGGCAACCAATGTTAGTAGTTTGTAA